CGCGTCCGTCAGGGACGTGTATGCGCCAGTGGCGACCGACTGCGCCGCGTCAAACTCGCTGCGCGCCTGGTGTGCCGCATGAGAGCGGTAGGCGCTCACGCCAATAATTGCCACCACCAGTGCGACGACAACCGCGACGCACACCGCCACGACCATAGCCTTGCGGTTCTTCACAAGCCGCGAAAACACGCCGCTTTCTTGAACTCCACCACTCGTACTCATTGCCCTCACGTGACCTTTCTTTTACCCGAGTAAGTTTTGGATTCACCCGAGTTGTGGGACGAGAACTCTCCACACGCCGCACACGAACGCCATTCACACGATCCGCGCGCATCACTGCACTCACAGCATAGCCAACTTCTTATGTAGCATGATCAAGTATGACAGCATTCCGAAAACCTCCGCCCGCGACCTTTCGTACAGAGGGGCCGGCCGAGGCGGCGCGATCGTTCAGTGCACATTCCCCTAGATTCAAGACAAATTGTGCACATACCCCTAAAACTGCCGCGCAACGGTGCACATACCCCTAGATTTAAAGCGAATTTTGCACATTCCCCTAGCTAAACTCCGTGCTGCCGGGTAGGCCAACAAGGAACAAGGCTCTGACCAGCGGTTATAGAAATAGCGCGGAAACCGGATCACGAAGATTTAGGGGAATGTGCACTTCCGCGCTACTTTTTAGGGGCTTGTGCACGGGAAGGCCGAAGATTTAGGGGTATGTGCATGCCGACCACTTAAATCTAGGGGAATGTGCACTTTCGCGCTACTTTTTAGGGGCTTGTGCACGGGAAGGCCGAAGATTTAGGGGTATGTGCACGGGAAGGCCCAAGATTTAGGGGTATGTGCATGCCGACCACTTAAATCTAGGGGAATGTGCACTTTCGCGCTACTTTTTAGGGGCTTGTGCACACCGGGCACTGGCAGAGCAGTAGCGTCAGTGCATTAGGAAGTTTATGGAGGACCGGACACGCCCACCCCATACACATATTTCGGGCATTAACCCCGGATCGGGCCACCGCCACACACAAAAAAGCCGGGACACCGCCAACACAATGTCCACGATGTCCCGATACATCACAAGAGTGCGCGAGGGGGGACTTGAACCCCCACGTCAAAGACACTGGAACCTAAATCCAGCGCGTCTGCCAATTCCGCCACTCGCGCGCGACATTTATCTTACGCGGCATCTATTCTAACGGTTTATAGCTGGCACGAGCTCCCTCATGGCTCACACCCCGCGAGACACCGGACACACTCCCCCGCCGAGCGGTCGACTCGATCGTTGCTTCAGCGATCACCTGCGTACCTCGGTACAGCACCAGCGACTGGCCCGGAGCCACGCCGCGGATCGGATCAGCCAGATCCACACTCAGTGCAGGCGCAGCGTCGCCCTCGTCAATATGAACCCCGGCGACAACGGAGGGCGTTCCGTGAGCGCGCACCTGCGCGGTCAGGACATCCTCGGGGACATCTGCCAGCATCCGTCCGGCCAACGCAGACCCGAACGCGACGGTCGCCTCCTGATCAACAGTGGCGAGGGAGCGCGGCGCCATCCACACCACGTCGGTGGTCGAAATGTGATCCACGCTCAGCAATTCAGCAGGCCCGACGATCACCTGATTGGATTGCGGGTTGGTGCGCAGAACGTAGCGCGGCTTGCCGTCAGCGGCCGGTCGTTCCAAACGCAGTCCGCGGCGCTGCCCCACCGTGAAGTTCCAGTATCCACCGTGTTCACCCACGATGTTGCCGTCGGCATCCACGATCTCACCCATGTCCTTGCCAAGGGCGCGCTGCAGGAAGCCCTGCGTATCGCCGTCAGGGATAAAGCAGATGTCGTAGGAATCGGGTTTGTTGGACACGCCCAGTCCGCGCCGATCCGCCTCGGCACGCACCCACGCTTTATCGGGCGCATCGCCTAGCGGTGTGATAACACGAGAAAGCTCCTCGCGCCCCATGATGGCCAGCACATAGGACTGGTCTTTTGCTTCGTCGCGGGCGCGATGCAGCTCGGGACCATCCGGACCGTCGATAACTCGCGCGTAGTGCCCGGTGCACACGGCATCGAAACCGAGGGTGCGGGCGCGATCGGCCAGTTCACGGAATTTCACGAATTCGTTGCATCGCACACACGGGTTGGGAGTATGCCCCTGGCGATATTGATCGACAAAGTCGGTGATGACAGTCCGTTCAAACTCCTCTGCCAGGTCCCACACGTAGAACGGCACGCCCAGTGTCTGCGCCGCGCGGGCGGCGTCCCCTGCGTCCTCCACCGAGCAGCATCCGCGTGAACCGATGCGGCATTCCTGAGGCTGGCTGGACAGCGCCATGTGAACGGCAACCACATCGTGGCCTGCTTCGACAGCGAGCGCACACGCCACAGCAGAGTCCACTCCCCCTGATAGTGCAGCCAGGACCCTCATCTGTCCTCCTTCACAACATGTCCCCGTTCATCGAATCCGTCCATTGCCTGCGCCTGCGAAAGCGCGTCAGGTAGAGCCTGACACAGTGCGCGCACATCGTCGAGGGTTGTTGATGTGGAGACGCACACACGTAGCACGCCCAGTGCTTCACGTTCCGATCTGTCCATAGCCATGACCACCTCAGATGGGCGTGTCACACCAGCATGGCAAGCAGAGCCTGCTGACACCATCACACCGGCTCGGTCCATCGCCATGAGCACCACTTCGGGGTGTGCGGTCGGCATCGACAGGTGAATGATCGAGGGCACGGTGGGCGCATCCCCCACCGTCGCTGACACGCCCTCAGGCAGGTGGTCAAGGATCTCGCGACGCATCTGCGAGCAGTGCCGATGCATATGATCCCGCTCGGAAACACATTCGACCATCGCGGCAGCCAGGGCGACCGCGCCCGCCACGTCCGGTGTTCCCGAACGGATTCCGCGCTCATGCCCCCCACCGGGTCGGTCCGTTGTCAACGGGATGCCGCGCCGCGCGACCAGGATGCCCGTCCCCACAGGCGCACCCACTTTATGTCCCCCGATGCTCAGCAGGTCAGCGCCGAGGGTGTCCATGCTGATCGGCAGGCATGAAAAGGCCTGAGCCGCATCCGTGTGAATGATGGGGCGCTGACCACGCGCAGCTCTTACCGGATCATTACCGGCAGCGCCGAATATGTCGGCAAGCTGGGCAACCGGCTGAATGGTTCCCACTTCCGAGCACACCGTGCACACCGACACCACCGCCAAGTGCTCACTGAGGTGTGCAGCGTCGAGCTCGCCAATGAATGTGATGCCCTGAGCGCTGGAAGGCAGTACCTGCCACGTGAATCCGGCAGGTTCAAGGACCTCGCGCTGATGTGCCACTGCGTCATGTTCGAGGGCGGACACTGCCACAACGCTGCGTGCAGGGTTGACAGCCCGCACCGCGCGAGCTGTCCCCGCCATGGCGAGGGCGTCAGATTCAGTGGCGCCAGACGTGAAGAGCACTTCGTGCAGGTTCACACCCAGCAGGTCTGCGATCTGTTCGCGCGCATCGTCCAGCATCCGGCGGGCAGCACGCCCACCCGCATGCAGGGAGGACGGGTTGCCGGGGGTGGCCGTCAAGTCATGTTGGGCTTTCAGCCAGGCTTCCCGGGCAACGGGCCGAAGCGGCGTGGTCGCCGCAAAATCCAGATAGTGCGTGGGCGTGGTCATTGGTCCTTTCGCGCCCGCAGATCCTCCAGAGCCTGCGGAACGACCTCGAAGATGTCGCCAACGATGCCGAAGTCAGCGATCTCAAAGATCGGAGCATCCGGGTCATCGCACACGGCAATGATCGTGTCGGAGGCTTGCATACCAACAGTGTGGTGGATTGCACCGGACACGCCCAGGCCGATGTACACCGACGGTGCCACTGACACGCCGGTCTGGCCGATCTGGATGGAGCGCGGTACCCACCCTTCATCTGAGGCAACGCGGGTTGCACCCACCGCACCTCCAAGTTCGTCAGCCAGCTGTTCGACCAGTGAGAAGTCTCCGCCGGTGCCGCGCCCGCCGACCACGACGACGTCTGCGTCGGTCAGTGACACGCGTCCGTCACCCGCGGCGTGAACGGATTGTGGGACCTGAACGGCGTCGGCTTCTGCACTGAACTTCACGGGCACGGTGGTCACGTCAGGCGTGGTCGCCGTCTCTGCGTCCTCGGCCTGAACAGACGAGGGCCGCAGACCGATAATCGGCGTGCCGCGAGTGATTTCCATTGTCGTTTCCCATGTTCCGGCCAGAACTGTCTTGGCTGCGTGGAGAACGCCGCCGCTGATATGCACATCTGACACGTCAACAGCCGCACCCGAGTCGAGCTGGACAGCCAGCCGAGCGGCAACCTCTCGCCCTCGGTAATTCGCCACACACAAAATGGCGGCAGCATCTGGAACGCGGTCGAAGCAGGCTCGAACCGCGTCCGCCACAACAGCACTGATGCGCGGCGAATGGCCGGCAAGGTCCGGGCTCAGGACGTGCGCCACGCCCTGCGCTCCCAACGCCTCCATGTCCGGCGCACTGTTCAGAGCGATCGCTGTAATCGGCCCGGTGGTCAGTGAGCGTGCCAGTGTGAGGAGCTGGTGCGATGCCGGGGTCAGCGTGTATCCCTGCGCGTCGTCACCCGTGTGGTCGGTCATCACCAGCAACGGCTGGTCAAGTGTTTCTGCCATAATCAGCACTCCTCCATCAGGTAGCGAGCCAGTTGGTGACCGCCGTCTCCCGAATCGGCCACGATCGTGCCCTCACCGTCGCGTTCACGTTCCTGCGCATCAAGGACGTTAATGGCACGCGGAGCGCCGTCCTGGCGAATCTCATCGAGCGACGCATCGTCCACATCGTCCAGTGAGAGCTCGTCGAGCGGCTTGGAACGCGCAGCACGCATCGTCTTGAACGAGGGATAGCGCGGCTCATTGATCTGGTCGGTTACCGACACGAGGACAGGAGTGGAACTGGTCAGCGTGTCATCAAAGCCATCAGCGGTGCGCTGAATCGTCACAGTCCACGGCCCTTCTTCCTCGCCCGTCAGGCTCATCTGATGGGCAAGACCCAGGTATGGCAGATGCAGGATCGTGGCCAGTGCCGCCGGCAACGCCGAGGTGAGAGAGTCAAGTGCGGCCATTCCGGTGATCACCATGTCGAGAGGCTCATCCTCGCGCAGCTGGTCGAGTGCGGCTCCCAGCACCCGCGCCGTGGTGACCACGTCTGCGCCTTCGAGACGCTCATCAGTGACGAGGATGGCGCGGTCGGCTCCCATTTGAAGTGCGCGCACGAGGGCATCTTCAGCGTCCTGCGGCCCCATTGTCACTGCGATCACTTCACCGCCGTGTTCTTCGACCAGGGAGACGGCAGCCTCGATCGCGTTTTCATCGAGTTCATTGAGCACGTCATCTTCTCCGCGTACCAACCGCCCGTCTTCGATACGACGCTCCGATTGGACGTCAGGTACGTGCTTGACACATACTGCAATTCTCATGCCTTTAGCGTGCCACACTTTGAGGCGAACCTCGTGGTGGCTTACGTTACGTCCACCAGAAGCGTCTCAGCTCCTCGCGAAGAAATGCGCGGTCAGAGCCGTCATTGAGACGCATGACTGGGGGTGATCACTTACAATCGAGACAGGAATTGTGCCTGCCTGACACACGTTTGAGAGTAAATGGATAGTAAAAGAAACATGGTGCCCAGCTCCGATCACGACTTCGCCGCTCCTGCACCGCGCATCCCCTCACCGAATCCCACACCTCGCCGGATCGGAGTGTATGCGCGTGAAGGCGGAATCGACGTTGCTGTTGTGGCGCGCCATGCGACGCGCGTGGATCTGTGCATCCTGGCAGATGACGGTACGGCACATGAAAAGCGCTGGTCATTGCTCGGACCCGAAG
The sequence above is a segment of the Schaalia radingae genome. Coding sequences within it:
- the mnmA gene encoding tRNA 2-thiouridine(34) synthase MnmA, whose protein sequence is MRVLAALSGGVDSAVACALAVEAGHDVVAVHMALSSQPQECRIGSRGCCSVEDAGDAARAAQTLGVPFYVWDLAEEFERTVITDFVDQYRQGHTPNPCVRCNEFVKFRELADRARTLGFDAVCTGHYARVIDGPDGPELHRARDEAKDQSYVLAIMGREELSRVITPLGDAPDKAWVRAEADRRGLGVSNKPDSYDICFIPDGDTQGFLQRALGKDMGEIVDADGNIVGEHGGYWNFTVGQRRGLRLERPAADGKPRYVLRTNPQSNQVIVGPAELLSVDHISTTDVVWMAPRSLATVDQEATVAFGSALAGRMLADVPEDVLTAQVRAHGTPSVVAGVHIDEGDAAPALSVDLADPIRGVAPGQSLVLYRGTQVIAEATIESTARRGSVSGVSRGVSHEGARASYKPLE
- a CDS encoding cysteine desulfurase family protein, whose product is MTTPTHYLDFAATTPLRPVAREAWLKAQHDLTATPGNPSSLHAGGRAARRMLDDAREQIADLLGVNLHEVLFTSGATESDALAMAGTARAVRAVNPARSVVAVSALEHDAVAHQREVLEPAGFTWQVLPSSAQGITFIGELDAAHLSEHLAVVSVCTVCSEVGTIQPVAQLADIFGAAGNDPVRAARGQRPIIHTDAAQAFSCLPISMDTLGADLLSIGGHKVGAPVGTGILVARRGIPLTTDRPGGGHERGIRSGTPDVAGAVALAAAMVECVSERDHMHRHCSQMRREILDHLPEGVSATVGDAPTVPSIIHLSMPTAHPEVVLMAMDRAGVMVSAGSACHAGVTRPSEVVMAMDRSEREALGVLRVCVSTSTTLDDVRALCQALPDALSQAQAMDGFDERGHVVKEDR
- a CDS encoding electron transfer flavoprotein subunit alpha/FixB family protein, with protein sequence MAETLDQPLLVMTDHTGDDAQGYTLTPASHQLLTLARSLTTGPITAIALNSAPDMEALGAQGVAHVLSPDLAGHSPRISAVVADAVRACFDRVPDAAAILCVANYRGREVAARLAVQLDSGAAVDVSDVHISGGVLHAAKTVLAGTWETTMEITRGTPIIGLRPSSVQAEDAETATTPDVTTVPVKFSAEADAVQVPQSVHAAGDGRVSLTDADVVVVGGRGTGGDFSLVEQLADELGGAVGATRVASDEGWVPRSIQIGQTGVSVAPSVYIGLGVSGAIHHTVGMQASDTIIAVCDDPDAPIFEIADFGIVGDIFEVVPQALEDLRARKDQ
- a CDS encoding electron transfer flavoprotein subunit beta/FixA family protein, encoding MRIAVCVKHVPDVQSERRIEDGRLVRGEDDVLNELDENAIEAAVSLVEEHGGEVIAVTMGPQDAEDALVRALQMGADRAILVTDERLEGADVVTTARVLGAALDQLREDEPLDMVITGMAALDSLTSALPAALATILHLPYLGLAHQMSLTGEEEGPWTVTIQRTADGFDDTLTSSTPVLVSVTDQINEPRYPSFKTMRAARSKPLDELSLDDVDDASLDEIRQDGAPRAINVLDAQERERDGEGTIVADSGDGGHQLARYLMEEC